Within the Pan troglodytes isolate AG18354 chromosome 2, NHGRI_mPanTro3-v2.0_pri, whole genome shotgun sequence genome, the region taGCATAAAACAATAATGTCCCCATTTACTGAACACTTAGTCTATGCCAGGCATCATGCTAAGGGGTcgtcatttattatctcatttaatcctcatgtcaGCCCCCAGAGTTTAGATTAATAGCTGTGGTCTCAGGATGAGCTTAAGAAACCTGCTTAGAAGTTGCGTTAAGATCATACCTATCAACAAGGACAAGCTTGACTGCCACAGGGTCCACAGATCCCTACCCAGACCACAGCAGGTAAGACCCTGCTTTCCACAAAATAGCCACTCATCTGTCTTATGTTTGCTCATGGCAGTCCTAGATCATATGTCACCACCTGAGACCTTGGCATGTTTCCTTAGGCTGGGGGGACCTGTATGTGGAGAGAGGGCCCCACGTCCCCATAAGCTTCTGCCTCTTGGTCTGGAACCTAAAGTGAGACACCCTTGACTGTAGTGGAGCAAGCCACCCAACGCCCCCTCATTCAGCAAGGGCTTCATTCTAAGTTTGGGTTTTTTATAACCTCCCTTGACTCTCCAGTTTATGTGGATTATGCATACTTAGACATTTGTGATAATATGATGGTCACTATTCCTAGTGTGAACTCTTTGGAGGCCCATGAGATCCTGTATTTTATAGATTGACTTTTTCATTCACTTGTTGATGTTCACTGAGCACTCTCTGTGCCTGGCATTGCTAGAGGGAATGGGGACAATGTGGTGAGTGGGGCATATGCAGCCCTTCCTTCCTGGATCACATTCTTGTGGGAAAAATACTCAGTGAAATACTAGCAAAATGAAGTTAGTAACATATATGAAGGAGTATACTGTATGACTCaatgagatttatcccaggaatgcaaggttggtttaacatctgGATATCAATGTTATCCAGAATTAATAGAATTAATGActaaaccacatgatcatttcaatagatgccaaaaaagcatttgaaaacatttaacaCTCTTTCAGGATGGAAACATTCCACAAaccaggaatagaaaggaatttccTCAGTCTGATAAAGGgcaactattttctttttgttttgaaaacatcACAGcttaacatcatatttaatggtgaaaaattgaatgctttccccctaagatcaggaacaaggcaaggatattTGTTCCCACaaattctattcaacattgtactgaagcTTGTGGCTAGAGTActtaggcaagaaaatgaaataaaaggcatcaagattggaaagaaagaactTAAACTATCTTTATTTGTAGATGCCATAATCTTGcagtatatagaaaatcctaaggaatccactaaAAAACTGTTAGCACTGATAAGCAAGTTCAGCAAGGTGGACAAAACATaagatcaatatgcaaaaatgaattttattttcatgtactagaaataaaatatcagaaaatgaaatcaagaaagcaacTACATTTATAGTAGTATTACTAAGAATAAGATatctaagaataaatttaataaaagaagtaTAAGACTTATACATTTTTCCTATTACATTCTAGTGGCAACAGTTGAGAAAATGGAGGGACATCAGCTTGGCCACGCACATTGTCAGTGAGGTACAGGCACACCCAGCAAGAATTCTCTGCCACAGCCTTGGGAATTCATGCCAGTTTGCAGCTGCTCTGCCCGACTTCAGTGCCCTTTTGCCCCATTTAGGAAGGTGGCGTTGGCTGTGATCACAGCCCTGCAATTAATGTCTCTATTTCAAGTTAAGTAGGTGATGGGAACTCAGTGGTACAAAGTCCAGAATGGCCtcttattttgagaaactttCCAGGGGCCCTGGCCTCTTCAGGCCTTATACACAGGCTGCACCTTGGAATGTTGGTTATCTACTGCTTCCTGCTGCTGGCAAAAatgcaaagtttaaaaaataagtcttGCATTTTAGGACAGTTTTAGATTTGAAGAATCATTAAGATAGTATAAATAGTTCCTGTATACCCTGCACCCAGTTTCCTCTATTATTAACACTTTTGCATTAGTAAAGTACATGTATCACAATTAATTGTACATGTATCACAGTTAATTGTCGTTAACTAAAgttcatgtttattttctgtcccaGGATCCCACCCGGGATACCACAGTACCTTTAGTTGCCATGTCTCCTTAGGTACCTCTTGCTTTTGATAGTTTAAAATGCAAGTTTTAGCTTCAACATGAAGATGTTGAGAAAGTCTGAGATCTGGAGTCAGACAAGCCTTGACTCATATCCGAGCTCTGCCCCTATTAGCTGAAGACCTAGAGTAATTTATTTaagccctctgagcctcagtctcctcatctgtaaaatggaggcaaTAAAATCTAACTTGCAGGGCTGTATCTTGCAAGATAATACATGAAaaacacccagcacagtgcctaacACACTAGTGTGCTAAAAAGTAACACTATTCATAATGTGTCCCCTGCCTCACCCGTCCTTCCCAGCGCTACAGTCTCTCGTAAGCCACTGCCCTCTTCTTCTCCTAGTCTTTGCTGTGCCGAGCAGGAGCCCTTGCCGCTGACACACACTCCATAGCTCTGGTGCTGCAAAGACCCAACCTAACTCACTGGTATGGGAAGGCAGCACCTACTAACACTGGCTGTCTCACAACAGCTGGATTTTCCCCAAGTCTTTTCCAGTCACCGTAGGTCCCAGCATGTGAGCCAGTGCTCCTTGTCATGGTGACCTACTTGTCAGGAATGCACAAGGCTGTCGGCCCCTGGCTTTGAGTCAGTACCCAGAAGCTCTGAGTGTTCTCCTGCCCAAACCTGATCCCCACCCTGGTCTTGCCCTTCTGAAGGCCTGCTGGTGAAGGGATAAgcctgctgcctgctccttcagGGCTGTATTGGTAGGGCCACCAGGACACGAGTGAATTTTGTCCCATTCATCTGTTTGCCATTGACTGCAGTTGCTGGGTGTTTGCTCAGAATAGAAATTCTCCTGTAGGAAGACTGAGTCCATGTTTAGGGGACCCATGTGTGCCTCCCTGAGGGGGTGTGTGTTGGGCGTGGGTGTGCATTCAAGCCTccaaaaatgtgtatgtgtgtgcaagtgtgtgtataAGTGCGCATGCCCATATTGTTTACCTGGAGGCTTATGATGGGTGTTTGTGGCAGGTGTGCATGTGGACAAGCCCATGAGTGTATTTCATGCCTGTGTGTTCGGTGTGAaagtgtatgtatgcatgtggtGTGCATGAGCAGGTGTGGAAGTGCATTCAATGGAGGAAGGAATCTTCATCTTGCCACATGTCTCCTGTGCCATATAACCTGGGCTCAGATGCAGAAGCCAGTCAGATGGATGGAAACTTCCTCACAGTCATGGCCCTGTGCCTATAGATGCAGAAGCAGGGCTCAGACCACGTCCTGGGTTAAAGCACCTCTTGTGTTCAAAGCTGGAGGTAGATGCACTGAGCACAGAAAACAATGTCATTTTATTAAAAGAATGGCCTGTGTTGTGAGTGACCCTCATATCAGGGGTTGAGAGCTGGCTTGTAAAGAAAGAAGGTtctgaaaggagagaggagaccaGGTAGAATGTAACTGTGGCCCCACTCAGGATGCTGGTGGGCCTGGGTTGATTTGGGGGGCCTTTCCTTCACAGGTGTCCCTCCTACAATGCTCCCTTGCTTCCTGCCCCTGCCCTTCGCCCCTCAGCAGGGCTTCAACCAGTTGAAGTCCAAGTTTAtaaattctctttccttttattaaaGCTTCTATCTGGAATGCGCATTTCTCAGTTACACACATGGCTCACTCCCTTACCTCCTTcaaatctttgctcaaatgtcaccttcttaaTAACTCCTCTTTAAAACTGCAACTCTCCCGCAGCCCTACCACCTTGCTTCAAACTCCTCATCCCTCTTGTCCTTCCCTGTTTTCCCCCAAAGCTCTTGTCACCTTGGCACACAGTGTGGACCAGCACTGCAAGAGGACACACATACAGAAATTGAGGGGATGCATTTGGAAGCTTCTATGCTATAGCATCTCTAGCTATGGGATCTCTAAATTTGATATTGCTCAGAAATCCAAATGCAGATTGAAAAAAAACAACTGATTTTTCACCACAGAGAGTTTAAGAATTATTGTTCTCCCATACTCTATCAAGTTTAGTTTCCTGTttgtcttcccccaccccactcctgcTAGAGTGAAGTTCCATGGGGCAGGGATTTTGTCTGCTTTATTCCCCATTGACTCCCCCCAGTATCTAGAATGGGTGTGGTACATGCTGGGTCCTTAATGGCTATTAGTTGAGTGCGTACATGTGCAAGGGGAGGTCTGAGAGGTGAATATCTTTCAATGGACAAGTGGTGGGATGGCTGCAAAAGTTCAACCACAGGCCCCTGAACTGACCACACTGTTCCCAGGACCACGCCTTGACGGTCCAGCTTGGGGGCTGCAGGAAAGAGGCACAGGACTTGAGCACAGGCCTTTGAAAATGCTGCCCCAAGTAGAGGTACACTGACAGGTGTGAGAGCCAGAGTCTTTCTTGTGGCACAGGACAGGTCCTCCTTTCCCATGAACTTGGGAACAGAAGGGGCAGGGACTGGGAGACAAATGCTGCCATTCCCCAGAAGGCATCACCaacctctccccctccctttatTGTGGTGCTCTGGCTTCCAGGGAGGAAGGGGTGGGAGGTTGGCACCTAGGGATGGCATGGAGGCTCTGGGGAAGCCTTTCCCTGGACCTTGCCTGGCTCAGATCTTTGTGGCCTTGATCAACAACCCCTGTGAGTTGTTCTTGGGACCCAAACACTACAAGGCATGGCTGGGAACTGCTGCCCTGATAACAAGTGTTTCACCCCACCCTTCCCttgctgctgcccctgcccctaTCCTCTCCCAGAGGGAGCCCAGGGCTGTCAGGGCCAGGCAGGAGAAGCTCCAGGCAGGTGCGGCTCTCCTAGGGGTGGAGAGAGTTCTGATTCCGCCTGCTGTTCCCATGGCTGGGGCTGGCTACTGCCCACGTGGCAGTCAGCGCCTGGGCCTGACTCAGGGACCAGCCATCTGGCAGGGCCAGTTCTGGGCTCACACacctacctccacctccacctgctCATTCACTCTGCTCCCCAAGCCCTCGGGCTCAGCTTCTCCTTCTCTGACCTGAAGACTCCACCCACAGAGTCCCTTTTATCCTCTCCCACCTCTCCCACTTTCAGTGAATGGCAATGGGGGATGGGCACCTGGCCAAGGAGGAAGGGCTTGGGACCTTTGGTCAGAATATCCTACAGGGCTACTGATCAAGCAGGGCCACCTGTGACACCAGCGCAAGGACAAGAGTAAACGCCTGTATAATTAAAAAGCTCGGTTATGTCTTTTTACCTGTGGCTCCTTCTGACCCAAGAAGAGCTACAGACTAATGTCTGCTAGCAAGAGTTCCTTCATTCTGCACATCCCAGCTGTCCTCCCCATCATGGTCCTGTGGGAGCAGAAAGGAAGCTGGAGAGGGGAGGCTGCCAGGAGGAAGCGATGTTCAAGGTGGAGGAGAAAAGAGATGAGAAAGGCATTGCGAGGAAAAGGATTGGGATGTGCAAAGGCCTGCAGTTCAAAGAGGCCACAGTGCACTTGGAGCCATCCCTGCGTGGTTTGTATGGCTGGGCATGCGCAGAAGGCTGATGAAATCCGGAGCCCCTGGGAAGgaggcctatttttctttttttttgaaatgaaaggtCTCACGTATTTATTACGGAACCCAGCCAACCAGAAAGTTCCTAACAGATTCAGAGAGAAAAAGTATATTCCCAAAAAAACATGTCCAACTGTCCAGATAGTGGTGACATTTTCAGCTTGATATGGTAACATGATTGTGACCTTTAGACAGCATAAATACGTGTGCCATCTCATGTTCAATTCCTTACAGACCTAGCTTGGTTCTTCTCCGATGTCTCCTCTTGGAGTTGTACCTGATTTTATTACCAGTTTTCATCCGAATCCACTGGGGAATGGgatgattttgcttttgtttcttggccAGGAATTGCTTAATCTTGAAAGTCTTGTGAGAAGACATGGAGAGAGGCGGAGCCAAACACACACTACAATggtggagaaaggaagagagaggggcctgtttttctttttaagttaaaaaaggtTATTGTAATTTTCAAGGCAAACCTAGCTGTGGTTTTTGTAGTCACTCTATGGTTGAGATTTTGGTATTTTTGCCATAATGAAATATGCTGTGAAGATTTCCATAGTACACTGTGTTGAGCAAGAAAGGCTTCAGAAGAGAGACTGGGCAGGGCTCTTTTCAAGGCTCCTGAAGCTTCAAAAGAAGGCCAACTTGATGCAAGAAGAGGCAAACCTGTGCAGGGAAATAACCAAATTATTGCCCAACACACCTGGAATGTGCCCCCAGGTAGGAGCCTTTGGACTTGTAAGAGGCATTTATCTCAGGACAGATCATGACACCAGGTTGGCTCAGAATCAAAAGCTGATGGGCCCACAGAGTAGAGTAGAATGTGTCCCTGTTGCAATCAAGTGCAAGTGGCATGGCTCTCCAGGGCACCCTGAGAGCCAAATGTCAGATGTGCCCCACTCCCACTCCTGCTGGGGGCTGGAGGTTTGGCTGGTGGGCGAGAGCAGGGTGCACATGAGAGTCATTTACAGTTTGGTCCTCAGCAAACTGGTCAGCCCTTTCATCCAGGCTCTGTGGTGATAACCCCATCCTGCGCCTAGACCGCAGGCTCCCTTTGTGGGTACCTCCACCCTACAGAGGGGGCTGTTTTTAGTGGATATCCAGAACCAGCCACTTCATCTGCAGAAGAAAAACTGCAACTTCATTGACTTCCAGATCCAAGCCTCACCTGGGAGAGACAAGGATGAACCCAAGTCCTGGGTACTTCCCAGGGCTCCATTCCCATCAGGGAAACACAATGCCCAATGTCCAGACAGACAGATTTACTGTGAAGCTAATGAATCTTGTACCTCGGGGTGCTCACTTGAACAAGCCCCTTCCAAAACTCTAGATCTAATTTTGTATTCACCactttgcattctttttcttcAAGAGGGTCCTCCAAATTATACAGGCTTCAGGCCTCACAAAATTGGACCGACCCCTGCCAATGCTCCTTGACTCTGGAAAACCTTAGCAAACATGGGTGCCTTGGGCTCAGGGCTCATGGGCCTCCTTTCCAAACCTCAGGACCTCCACCCTGGCAGCCTAGGGAATGAAATGTGGGAGATTCCAGCTCAGAGCAGATAGTgtcctggctgcagcccagcagAGGTACTCTGGGGCTGCTGGGCCCAGGATGGGTGAAAGGGGACTCTCTGCAATAGAAAGTTCAAAGTGTCAGCCTAGGAAAGAGGAGCCGACAAGTGTGAAGGCAGCAGATCCAATAACACTTCTAATTGTGTCCATATGGCCCACTGGTGGGGCATTTGCTGATGACCCGTGGTTGACCGATGGCTTAAAGTAGATGCTGTGATACAAAACACCACTGAATGGTGCACTtcaaaagggtgaattttatggtatgtgaattctatcttgtttggaaaaaaaaaaagatgctgaggGTTCAATTGCTGTGGCACTTCTCCCATGTGTTAGATCCAGGCATGGCACGTCCAGGAATGCACTGCTGGTTGCGGGGGTTTCTGGACCACCTCCAGAGGGGTCGGTCGCTCCCAGCAAGGCCTGATCAGGGACAGCTTCATCCTGGCCAGCCCCTTACTTGTGCTAGTTGATGGCAGAGTGGTACTGCAAACAACTTTCCTGTCTAGCTGGAGTTCTTCGGGGGCAGTAAAGCGGCTTTGGCTATCTCTGGGTGACTGGGCCCCAATTTGCTGCCCTTGTCTTGGCATATTTTCACCAAGCTTGCTGAGCCTGGCGCATACTTATGCCAGGGGAAGAGTTAACAATTAACCaggaggtgagaggagggagagaggctggggcagCCACTCATAAGCTGCCCTCCAGCCCTTGCAGCCATGGGCTGCCCCCTGAGCCACATCCCCAGCCCTGTTGGTGGAGACACTGGGtggaggcagggcaggcaggTTAGGGCTGCCCCCTCAAAGAGGAACTTGGCCTCCAAAGGGCCCCACTGAGCCACCTGGGCTCTGGcccaggctccaccccttcaCAGGTGTTAGACACAGAAGGCAAACACCTCCCTCCACAGGGCCTCACCATCCCTGCCACAGCCTGCAGCTCCACTAGTTCTGGAACTTCATTAGACTGCATTTCACAGGGCACCGAGCAGCTTACTCATCCCCTTTCCCGAGGAAATGTCACTCAGATGCACTGGTCACCATGTGGCAGGAGAGCACCCATGCCCTGCAGGGACACTAGCCAGAAGATATTGGTGCCCCTCACACCTTTCTCTGGGACACATGGTCAGGCACGcatgtgcacacgtgcacacaaatGCACATGCACGTACATGTGCTGGGTACACTGGGACCGATTTCTTATTCCTCCTGGTCTGTGCCAAGGAAACATTAAAGTGACTTTCCACAGACTGGATCTCACAGAAGGTGCAGATGCTTTGGAAGCCCCTGGCCAAAGGTACTGGGGTGAGATGGCACTGTTGTCAGGGCTTATTGTTCACAGGTCTGAGTTGCCAAGCTGTCCTTTGGAACTCCCTGCCACAGGCACCGACATTTTGTTTTGGACAGCAAGTCAGCAAATGTAGCCATGGGCTGCTGTGGCCCAGGGAGGAGCGGCTGTGGGAGGGTGAGAAGGAGCCCTATTGTTCAGGCCGCCTCCATGCACTAGGCCTGCATGTCAGGTGAGTAACCTATTTGCGAAGCTGACTCTAGTTCAGGGCTCAATGGGAGAAAGGCTGGCATAGATAGTGCCCCAGTGGCAGGAGGCAGGCTGGAGGGTTGGGTGGAGGTGTGGCCATGGGGTGGGTTTGATGCCTCTGCATGGAGAGCTCCTCATCCAGTGGGGCCCATCACCATCTGCAAAGTTGCTAGAAAAGTTTCTGGATGTTTCCAATTCTTCCACCTGCTTGTCTTCATACTTGTGGGCTGGTAGGCCAGCTCGGGAAGACACCTTCTCTAGGATCTCAACTTAGTTACTCATCAACATGGCTCCCGAGTTCCCACATTGGCCCCGAAGACACTTCACTCACAGCCATGGTGGGGAACCGTTCCTGTCACATGTCACGTAGGCTGTCTGGTAGCCTGCTGCTGCCTCATGGCCAGCTAACTGCTGGCCACATGCTGACTGGGAACCTCAGGGTCCTAACACACTTATAGAAGCACAAGGCAGGTATTTTGTTTCTGATACAAGAACAAGCAAGACTGAGAATGGCTTTCTTTAATTTTGAATTGGAGCAATATGCTTTCCTGAGCATCAGGAAAGAGTGGTGATGTCACAGCAAAGGAGGGAGGCGGTGGCTAAGAACATGCACATCCTTGAATGTCCTCTGCATGGTGCCTGGCCTTCTGGATGGTTTCGGACAAAACTTTATGTGCTAGGTGGGAGTGGGAAAAGGAGTGGGGGAAGGATAAAGCCATCTTTGGACACCCACTCCCACTGTGGATAACCACAGCGTGTGGCCGAACAAAGCTGATTAGAACACAGCCCTACCTGGGGAGGCTGCCATCTGCCaggccctccttcccctcccagcCTTCAAGAAATGTTATCTATGAAAGGGGGAAAATGCCAGCCACATCCTCATTCCAACTCTATCTTTAATGCAGCTTCACAAAATTCCTAAATTCTATCTTGGGTCCTTGAAGAGATTGGACTATGACTTGGGTGGCCCTCCAAAATCCTcaccctttcccttccctcagtGCAAAGTCTCACCTGTGCAAAGACatcacttttaattatttttttttaattaaaatactgtTATACCCAGTGGAATGCGGCAGCAATCCTGGTACAGGGTGGCATAACAAAACAgccatgtttacattttaaatatttacgaTAACTtaaacatacagacacacatcatGGTCTTTGGCAGAAAATGTTCACAGcacaaaacatactttaaaagaaATACCAAATATTAATCCAAAATAtattaagttgttttttttctttcacaatattttttgcctttttttctcttttttctttttgctttgtaaaCAATGCACATGAACCAAATGTATTTTTCAGCTTTAAACAGGGGTaggggagtttttaaaaaaattgcaattgTCCAGCAAATgcaaatgtttaaaaaggaaacttGAGGAACCatggaaataaaacaacatataCCAAACCTAAAAAcgataaaggaagaaaacaaagaatcaaggagaactaaaaacgGTAAAGACAAAACTGCTAAAACCCACCAATAGCTCCTGGGGCTGAAGTGAGGGACTCTTTAAGACCAGAAGTCAAAGTCACTGCTGCTAGCAGGCTGCCATGTGGGTGTTTCACCCCAATTCCAAAGCATCTGGTCCGGCTTTAGGGCGCTGGGCATGGGTAGCTTGAGGAGCCAGCCTCCTGGGCACTGTTTTGTAATGGGGGCTCCATTCAGAGGACTATTTGACTCTTGTAGCTCATTAACTAGTTTTCAACTGCTTTGCTCCTCTCCCAAACCCTCCAGGTGGGAACAAAGACACTTATGCTAACAAGATGTCTCCAGTTTCTCGGAGAGGACAGAACTGGTACCGGGTAGGGCCACCGAAGCCCACCTGGGGGCATGGCAGATGTCTGTTCACGGTGGCTCATTTCATCTGGCTCAGGGTTTATGACCAAACTGACAGGATGTTCCAGGCACAGGAGCTGTGGAGCCACTTCAAGAGGCTGGTGGTGGGGGTCCCGTGGGCATTTATAGGGCTCAAGATGGAGGAGAAGGCAGCCGAGATCCTGGGAATCGAGCAGCTTTAACATCCACGGGCCAGGAACTTGAGGAGGAGGCATAACTGGGAGGCCAGTCAGAAGTTTCAGAAACTGACAGTAGGAAGAGGGGAGCACAGCCCATGAAGACACATCGGAACCTGCAGGCCTCAGTCTTCTGTTCCACAAGAAAGGGAATTATATACAAACTGCGCACTGTCTCCCAGTCCACTTAAATGGCCCCTCACCCACAGCAAGTGAGAAGGTGAGGCTGTGTCTTCTCCAAGACTAACACCCTTAATAGTCCCCCAAAAATTCAAGTCTTAGTATCCCAAGAAGGCAGTGAGGAACTGAAGAGCAGATGAGGTTGGCTGGAACCAAACTTAGCCAGAGAACAATATGGCTGACTTGATTAGTGAACCAGTCCACCTGGTGTCCACGGGCAGCCATCCTTGGAAATTAGTTCCCCAAACCAAcacagcccctccctccctgcctgacTGACAACTGGCAGGGCAGAGGGAGCTCAGCTCCTTTCTGAGCTGTCAGTTGCTACCCCAGtagcaggccttgggcaagaaGTCAAGGCTGAATCCTCATTCTCCGTAAGGCCCGGAGGAATGTGGGCTAAGAAGCAGAGTCTTCTGGGGGTGCCAGTGCTCTCACAGCTCTCCTCTCCCCTGGGGTCCTCCTCCTGAGCTCCTGGGACCAGATGGTCAATGGGAATGAGTGTCTGGCTGGGGAAAGGGACGGAGCAGCGGTTGACGGGGCTGCTGAAATGGCTGAGAGTGGCACAgggcagaggaggggagagaatgGCTCAGAGTCCTGAAGCACCACCTCCTTCAGATCAGTATCTCCACCATGTCCGACAAGTCCTGGACTCTGGATGTAGCTACAGAGTCTGGAGACAGACAAgaacacaggcacatgccaatgAGTGTTACTAGATTGCTTTTAAAATCCTGGCACATTCGAAAGACAAAGATCGTTCTTCACCAACTTTTCCcgcctctgctgcccaggttcccAGAACTCGGCCAACCAAGCACAATGCTCTGCCCGCTTTCAGTGCTCAGCCCAGCCCACCAACCTCCGATGTGTAGGATGCATTTGTTTCTAACTTTGAACTGGTTGGAGGGCTTAGAGAGAGCAATGGAGAGCCCTGAGGAAGGGAGGCTGCAGCATTCTTTTCATGCCTGTGGTTTTCTGAGATCATGAGGCACAGGCAAATATGCAAAGGCCAATGTGAAAGGGGAGTGGAAAAAGAAATGGCATCTTCTCAGATATCTCCTTCCCGGACTCTTTAAACAGGCTTCCAGAGTGCCATCGGCATGACTTGCGAGCTCCATTCTCTTGGATAATCAAATTGGAAATTAACTATGTAGGGAAGACCATGAAAGAGGAGCTAAAGTGCCTCCCATCTGGTTGCTTTCTTTCTGAATTCTGGATCTGCCTCTAATCAGGGTTTCCAATTTCCCTATTCATGCAACCAGCCATCCCTCATGTTCACATTGAGGTGGGCCAGACACCCTGCTCACCTCTGGCTATGCACGGCTCCCCATGGAGTGTGGGCAATGACCCGGAGGGGGTCTGGGAAGAAAAGGCCTTGTGTTCCAGTTCACACCCCAGTGCCCCCTCGGCCCTGCCTAGCACAGAAGTGGGGTCAGGAGGACTTACCCAGAGAGGCTGCTCTCTGGCTACTGCTGCACCCCAGAAGGCTGTCAGGCTCCGGTGGCAAGCAGGTGGAGGTGCTGTCTGGGGGGCCGTCAGTCTGGGTGCTCCCATCTCTGCTCCCGTGTTTGGCATGGGCAGCAGGGGGAGCTGTGACCACTGGCTCCTCTGTGGGTGCTCTGTCTGCTGGAAAGGTAGGTGGATGGTTATTGCCATGCCTGTAAGATGTGGCCCTGGTGAAGGACACTCTAAGTTAACTGTCCCTGCTGGGGATTCAAGGTGGAGTGGGCTGCTCTTGATTTGCAAGAACTTTAAGACTAAAAATGCTCCTATTTTCAAATGGGAATAACTACCAGATTGGATTGGCTTCCAAATGTTTTGGGTGGTGGGACCCTTCCTTATAGATTAAATCTTCTAGAGTTTCTGTGGCATCTGCTTAGAAGGAAGAGTGGAGGGAGCTTGCATACAAGGTGTGTCTGCACAGGAAGCTCTATTTTTCCTAGTTCAGTGGCTGGGGCTGAAGCATGATGGAATTTATGGTGATGGGGACTAAGTACCCCTGTTCACACTGGCAGGAGAGCCTTGCGCTGTAGAGTCACTAGAGGCAGAGAATAAGCCAGCTCCCCTGGGAGAGGGTCAGGAAGCCCTGGCTCCTATAGCCTCAGTTCTGGGAGGAAAAGTCTGGCAATCTGTGTTCAGGCCCAGGAGAAACTACCTCTCCATCTATCCCAGCAGCAGCCTCCTCTTACCTGTAGTC harbors:
- the LOC107970776 gene encoding putative ribosomal protein eL39-like 5 yields the protein MSSHKTFKIKQFLAKKQKQNHPIPQWIRMKTGNKIRYNSKRRHRRRTKLGL